The genomic region GCCATTAAATGACCTGTTATATTTCCTAAAATCGGCTGATTCCGGTAAGTGTTGCATCAGCCTTAAAATTTCAGAGATGTActttaaatgaaataataaattttgtgCATGTTTGTTTCTggaaattttaacatttttcCAGTAGAATCTTAGAGTTTGAGTTGCACCTTTCCGCCTTCGCCTTCACCACTCTGGCATGTGAGTAAATATTCGTCTCAGAATCCTTGTTTTTAAGGTTTAAAATGACGTTTTTGTCGTCGAAAATTTACTTTTACCTCTGACTTTTCTACTTTACTGACTGGAGCTTCACTTTTGTAATGGAAGGTCCAGATTCCCATTAATCTCAGACTTTTTCAAAACCTATTCAAAATAACTCTCTACAGCTCAAATTCTGAGCcaaattgttattttttatcttGCTGTTCTTTTtggtatttttatttttcatacATTTCTCATCTCATCTCTACACATTAACTATAGAATTCTACACATACATCGAGTGTTCTACACATTCATACAGAATTCTAtagaaattttagaaaattataacaatattttcaaataattatcttaaataaggttaaattaatatattaaagttaatttaatattaattttaagtcTAATTTGAGATTAATTgaagattaatttaaaataagaTTGATTGaaatattgtataattgtttataaatatgGAGGTGAGTGAACATATAGATGATCATATATTATCTCGTTATAAGATAATTCAAAAAATTGGAAAGGGTGCGTATGGTATAGTTTGGAAGGCAGTGAAACGAGATACGAATGAAGTGGTGGCGTTGAAGAAGATTTTTGACGCGTTTAGGAACTCAACAGATGCTCAGAGAACTTATAGAGAAATAATGTTCTTACAAAAGCTTAAAAAATGTCCAAACATTGTGAAATTGAGGGATGTGTACCCTGCAGATAATAACAGAGACGTTTATCTCGTTTTCGAGTATGTTGAAACTGATTTACACGCCGTAATCCGCTCAAACATTCTTGAGGAAGTACATAAACGTTATATTCTTTACCAATTATTAAAGGCTATTCACTTTATTCATACTGGTGACTTACTTCACAGGGATCTTAAACCCAGTAATGTACTATTGAATAACAAgtgtaatattaaattggCTGATTTCGGTCTTGCTAGATCTGTAGCaccaaataataattcacTTGATAAATGTTTATCAAAAGATAATCATACTGGAACAGGtattccgttacggtgactggtacACCAGACAGTAGTCCACCAGTACCTCCCCTAAAAGGGGTTCCCTAGTTATATAGCTATTAGGCCCCAAGGGCCTTCTACAGTTATATATCCTtagtagttatatacctctTGGTAGTAGTTAGGTATTAGGGGAGTACCTTACTGTGGAGGTCCTTTATGTAGTTCCTTAGTTATTTAGTACTTAGTTATCTTATTTcgcttgaccaagcaccgtaacgtagCACCTTAACGTAGCAGCTTAACGCTGTAActgaattaataatattataggAATTGTAATGACGGATTATGTAGCAACACGTTGGTATAGAGCACCAGAGATATTAGTAGGTAGTACGAAATATACTAAAGGAGTAGATATGTGGGCAATAGGTTGTATATTTGCAGAAATGTTAATTGGTAAACCAATGTTTCCAGGTTCATCAACAATAAACCAATTAGCAAAAGTAATTACATTTACGGGTATGCCATCAGAAGAAGATATGGAATCATTGTCAAGTCCATTCACTAAAGTTATGATCTCATCACTCAATACAATACGTCGTAAAAATATTAAGGAATATTTCCCAAACACTTCTGAAGAATGTTTGGATTTATtaagtaaattattacagTTTAATCCAACCAAGAGAATTAATACTGTAGAAGCACTTTCTCATCCATATTTGAGTAATTTCCATAAAAACACACCATTACCAAGATTATCCAGAGCTATTAGTATACCCGTCTGTGATAATGTCAAATATGATCTCATCAATTATCgtcatttaatatataaattcattcAATCCAATtccaatattaataattctctcgataatactattaataccGTTAATAATGTGAATTCTGGGAATACTGTTGGTACGGTGAGTATGGTGAGTAATTCGGTGAATACTGGTAATACTGGTAATACAGTGAATTTGGTGGATAAAAGTGTTGATAGtattaagaatataaattattcaattacTAATGTTAagaatatgaataatagtaatggtatagaaaataattttagtcaATGTAATTTGGATGTGAATTCAGTTcaaaataatcaaaatatgaatttagaTAGTGGAAATAGTAATTTAtggataaaaaataattcagatataaacttaaatttatccaaCACGAACAATACGAGTAATATGAGTAATGTGAGTAATAATGTGAGTAATTCGGTGAATACGGTGAATATGGTGAATAATTCCACCAATAATACCAATAATTCCAATAGTATGAATAATATGATAGAAGAGAGTATGAGAtattatagtataaatagTAATGAAGAATATGAAATGTATGAAAAGGGTAAATTATCAgtagaatatttaaaggCAAAGAATCTTGGAAGTATACTTAAACCAATACAAtatcaaaatataaaaccacaatttaatactaaaggacaattcaataataaatttattaatacgAAACTgcaatttaataataataaatttatcaataataataaatttccaaataaattacaattcaataacaataataaagGGCAAGtcaatactaataataaaggACAAATTACTAATAACAAGGGACAAGTTAcgaataataaatataaaggACAAAATTTTCCTGATAAAAGATTTAATACTTTTCAACATTTCAATACATATAATACAAATCAATTCAATACCAATACTATAAATCATAATATACACAATACATTTACTAATAAtccaataaataatatgaataatatgaataatgGAATGATTGGTATGATTGGTATGAATAAAGAATTTGGAGTTGGGAATATATTTCCattatgtaaa from Theileria annulata chromosome 1, complete sequence, *** SEQUENCING IN PROGRESS *** harbors:
- a CDS encoding protein kinase, putative (Tap152h01.q1c.cand.5 - score = 32.02;~SMART S_TKc (SM0220) at aa 15-315, E()=8.77e-102); the protein is MEVSEHIDDHILSRYKIIQKIGKGAYGIVWKAVKRDTNEVVALKKIFDAFRNSTDAQRTYREIMFLQKLKKCPNIVKLRDVYPADNNRDVYLVFEYVETDLHAVIRSNILEEVHKRYILYQLLKAIHFIHTGDLLHRDLKPSNVLLNNKCNIKLADFGLARSVAPNNNSLDKCLSKDNHTGTGIVMTDYVATRWYRAPEILVGSTKYTKGVDMWAIGCIFAEMLIGKPMFPGSSTINQLAKVITFTGMPSEEDMESLSSPFTKVMISSLNTIRRKNIKEYFPNTSEECLDLLSKLLQFNPTKRINTVEALSHPYLSNFHKNTPLPRLSRAISIPVCDNVKYDLINYRHLIYKFIQSNSNINNSLDNTINTVNNVNSGNTVGTVSMVSNSVNTGNTGNTVNLVDKSVDSIKNINYSITNVKNMNNSNGIENNFSQCNLDVNSVQNNQNMNLDSGNSNLWIKNNSDINLNLSNTNNTSNMSNVSNNVSNSVNTVNMVNNSTNNTNNSNSMNNMIEESMRYYSINSNEEYEMYEKGKLSVEYLKAKNLGSILKPIQYQNIKPQFNTKGQFNNKFINTKLQFNNNKFINNNKFPNKLQFNNNNKGQVNTNNKGQITNNKGQVTNNKYKGQNFPDKRFNTFQHFNTYNTNQFNTNTINHNIHNTFTNNPINNMNNMNNGMIGMIGMNKEFGVGNIFPLCKFVPKKQERFDSINQ